In one Phyllostomus discolor isolate MPI-MPIP mPhyDis1 chromosome 8, mPhyDis1.pri.v3, whole genome shotgun sequence genomic region, the following are encoded:
- the CARD14 gene encoding caspase recruitment domain-containing protein 14 isoform X2, with protein sequence MAELCRTESSLTALDEETLWDMTESHRCRIVRSICPSRLTPYLRQAKVLGQLDEEEVLHSPRLTNSAMRAGHLLDLLRTRGKNGAVAFLESLKFHNPDVYTLVTGLQPDVDGSSFSGLMETSKLTACLAGAIGSLQEELSQEKGQREAVAQQCRRLRERLREAEARAEGLRQLEADHGRMKREVSAHFHEVLKLKDEMLSLSLHYSSALQEKELATTRCRGLQEELYLAQQELQRERLSASCEREFRERSLRLADGPEPGAEELSRLKQENEQLRSLTFSLAEKDILEQSLDEALESKQELVDRIHSLRQRAAAAERQRKQYWEEKEQTLLQFQKSKVDCEIYREKVTALQSQLAELQKERDQAYAARDAAQVEISRNLVEKDALRRKAFELTDQVCDLRQQLRRLQAESSPAPKREAGPREPGRRGKQRLVRMFAVCPRDDSDGSCLSSSESQLWSDLSASSSRELGDSFRSSSPAPPSQLSLYKRAAEDLGDEPWSFSSLPEPLEAARGASPGPAAGDADLDYEIVDRADLLEPESCPQPTSGGLCLSASAPVRRRPARKVPSQVTVVAFQGDALLEQIGVVGGNRTGIFIHRVAPGSAADEMALRPGTQIVMVDYEATEPSFKAVLEGTTLEQAVGLLRRVDGFCCLSVKVNMEGYRKLVQDLEAKAATSGDSFYIRLNLALEGRAEGELQAHCGDVLHVTDTMFRGGGGCWHACRVGPYSTRPGERGAVPSYARAQRLLFALLQDVTQQSSASRKTSGGPQKLVRIVTVDRTKACPPCSPSDGAQSDPGGLGDPSPGSFWAESSLTLAPYSLVRPHRPGRPRPVLFVPRLLGKVLSGKLCLLPGFRRCPAEYLSQEEYEAANQRGDIVQEREAPGGRYCVTRLAVELLMEENAHALLDGRLDSVRALHRADIFPIIVHVSVNEKAAKRLRKALQRLGASEEQLLEASREEEGELDRAPGLHCSLAADGWSDLDSLLGCVRFAISDEQKKVVWTEQGPP encoded by the exons ATGGCGGAGCTGTGCCGCACCGAGTCCTCGCTGACGGCGCTGGACGAGGAGACGCTGTGGGACATGACGGAGAGCCACCGCTGCCGGATCGTGCGCAGCATCTGCCCCAGCCGCCTCACGCCCTACCTGCGGCAGGCCAAGGTGCTGGGGCAGCTGGACGAGGAGGAGGTGCTGCACAGCCCCCGGCTCACCAACAGCGCCATGAGGGCCG GACACCTGCTGGACCTGCTGAGGACGCGGGGGAAGAACGGGGCCGTGGCCTTCCTGGAGAGCCTCAAGTTCCACAACCCTGACGTCTACACGCTGGTCACCGGGCTGCAGCCGGACGTGGACGGCAGCAGCTTCAGCG ggcTCATGGAGACGTCCAAGCTGACGGCGTGCCTGGCCGGGGCCATCGGCAGCCTGCAGGAGGAGCTGAGCCAGGAGAAGGGGCAGCGGGAGGCGGTGGCGCAGCAGTGCCGGCGCCTGCGGGAGCGGCTGCGCGAGGCCGAGGCCCGCGCCGAGGGCCTGCGGCAGCTGGAGGCGGACCACGGGCGCATGAAGCGCGAGGTCAGCGCCCACTTCCACGAGGTGCTGAAGCTGAAGGACGAGATGCTCAGCCTGTCGCTGCACTACAGCAGCGCGCTGCAGGAGAAGGAGCTGGCCACCACGCGCTGCCGCGGCCTGCAGGAGGAG CTGTACCTGGCGCAGCAGGAGCTGCAGCGCGAGCGGCTGTCGGCCTCCTGCGAGCGGGAGTTCCGGGAGCGGTCGCTGAGGCTGGCCGACGGCCCGGAGCCCGGGGCCGAGGAGCTGAGCCGCCTGAAGCAGGAGAACGAGCAGCTGCGCTCGCTGACTTTCAGCCTG GCGGAGAAGGACATCCTGGAGCAGAGCCTGGACGAGGCCCTGGAGAGCAAGCAGGAGCTGGTGGACCGCATCCACTCCCTGAGGCAGCGGGCGGCGGCCGCCGAGCGGCAGCGGAAGCAG tactgggaggagaaggagcagaCCCTGCTGCAGTTCCAGAAGAGCAAGGTGGACTGCGAGATCTACAGGGAGAAGGTGACCGCCCTGCAGAGCCAGCTGGCGGAGCTGCAGAAGGAGCGGGACCAG GCCTACGCGGCCCGGGACGCGGCCCAGGTGGAGATCTCCCGGAACCTGGTGGAGAAGGACGCTCTCCGCCGGAAAGCCTTCGAGCTGACGGACCAGGTGTGCGACCTGCGGCAGCAGCTGCGCCGGCTGCAGGCCGAGTCCTCGCCAGCG CCCAAGCGGGAGGCGGGGCCGCGGGAGCCCGGCCGGCGGGGGAAGCAGCGGCTGGTGCGCATGTTCGCCGTCTGCCCCCGGGACGACAGCGACGGCAGCTGCCTCAGCTCCTCCGAG TCCCAGCTCTGGTCCGACCTGAGCGCCTCGTCCAGCCgcgagctgggggacagcttccgcTCCAGCAGCCCCGCGCCTCCCAGCCAGCTGTCCCTGTATAAGCGGGCGGCAGAGGACCTGGGGGACGAGCCCTGGTCCTTCAG CAGCCTCCCGGAGCCCCTGGAGGCGGCCCGGGGGGCCTCCCCGGGCCCAGCGGCGGGCGACGCGGACCTGGATTACGAGATCGTGGACAGAGCCG ACCTTCTGGAGCCGGAGAGCTGCCCACAGCCCACCTCCGGGGGCCTCTGCCTCTCGGCCAG tgCCCCCGTGCGGCGCAGGCCGGCCCGGAAGGTCCCGAGCCAGGTCACGGTGGTGGCCTTCCAGGGGGACGCGCTGCTGGAGCAGATCGGCGTCGTCGGCGGGAACCGCACCGGCATCTTCATCCACCGGGTCGCCCCGGGCTCAGCGGCCGACGAGATGGCCCTGCGCCCGGGCACCCAGATCGTGATG GTGGACTACGAGGCGACAGAGCCCTCCTTCAAGGCCGTGCTGGAGGGCACGACGCTGGAGCAGGCCGTGGGGCTCCTGCGGCGGGTGGACGGCTTCTGCTGCCTGTCCGTGAAGGTCAACATGGAGG GCTACAGGAAGCTGGTGCAGGACCTGGAGGCCAAAGCGGCTACCTCGGGGGACTCCTTCTACATCCGGCTCAACCTGGCCTTGGAGGGGCGGGCGGAGGGGGAGCTGCAGGCGCACTGTGGCGACGTCCTGCACGTCACCGACACCATGTTccggggcggcggcggctgctggcATGCCTGCCGCGTGGGCCCCTACAGCACGCGGCCCGGCGAGCGAGGCGCCGTCCCCAGCTACGCACG GGCCCAGCGGCTGCTCTTCGCCCTGCTCCAGGACGTGACCCAGCAGAGCAGCGCCTCACGCAAG ACCTCGGGGGGCCCCCAGAAGTTGGTCCGCATCGTCACTGTGGACAGAACCAAGGCCTGCCCCCCGTGCTCCCCCTCTGACGGAGCCCAGTCAGACCCCGGCGGGCTGGGAG accCCTCCCCTGGGAGCTTCTGGGCCGAGAGCAGCCTCACGCTGGCCCCCTACTCGCTGGTGCGCCCCCACCGGCCCGGCCGGCCCCGGCCCGTGCTCTTCGTGCCCAGGCTGCTGGGGAAGGTCCTGAGCGGGAAGCTCTGCCTCCTGCCGGGGTTCAGGAGATGCCCTGCAG AGTACCTGAGCCAGGAGGAGTACGAGGCTGCCAACCAGAGAGGGGACATTGTCCAGGAGCGTGAGGCCCCCGGGGGCCGGTACTGCGTGACCCGCCTGGCTGTTGAGCTCCTCATGGAGGAG AACGCCCACGCCCTGCTGGACGGCCGGCTGGACAGCGTGCGCGCCCTGCACAGGGCGGACATCTTCCCCATCATCGTCCACGTCTCCGTCAACGAGAAGGCGGCGAAGAGACTCAG GAAGGCCCTGCAGCGGCTGGGCGCCTCGGAGGAGCAGCTCCTGGAGGCCAGCCGGGAGGAGGAGGGCGAGCTGGACAGGGCGCCCGGCCTGCACTGCAGCCTGGCCGCCGACGGCTGGAGCGACCTGGACTCCCTGCTGGGCTGCGTCCGCTTCGCCATCTCGGACGAGCAGAAGAAGGTGGTGTGGACAGAGCAGGGCCCCCCCTGA
- the SGSH gene encoding N-sulphoglucosamine sulphohydrolase isoform X1, with amino-acid sequence MHCPGQVCWALLLALGLCGAQRARPRNVLLILADDAGFESGVYNNSAIATPHLDALARRSLVFRNAFTSVSSCSPSRASLLTGLPQHQNGMYGLHQDVHHFSAFDGVRSLPLLLRGAAVRTGIIGKKHVGPEAVFPFDFAHTEENDSVLQVGRNITRIKLLVREFLQTGDPRPFFLYVAFHDPHRCGHSQPQYGAFCEKFGNGERGMGRIPDWTPQVYAPEDVQVPYFVPDTPAARADLAAQYTTIGRMDQGIGLVLRELRGAGVLNQTLVIFTSDNGIPFPSGRTNLYWPGSAEPLLVSSPEHPKRWGQVSEAYVSLLDLTPTVLDWFSIPYPRYALFGSKTVQLTGRSLLPALEAEPPWTTVFGSQSLHEVTMAYPMRSVQRGALRLVHNLHFQMPFPVDQDLYVSPTFQDLLNRTAAGRPTGWYKDLRHYYYRERWELYDRGRDPRETQNLAADPRYAQVLELLRGQLAKWQWETHDPWVCAPGGVLEEKLVPQCRPLHNGL; translated from the exons ATGCACTGCCCGGGGCAGGTCTGCTGGGCGCTACTGCTAGCCCTGGGGCTCTGCGGCGCACAGCGGGCGCGCCCCCGGAACGTGCTGTTGATCCTCG CGGACGACGCGGGCTTTGAGAGCGGCGTCTACAACAACAGCGCCATCGCCACCCCGCACCTGGACGCCTTGGCCCGCCGCAGCCTGGTCTTCCGCAACGCCTTCACGTCCGTCAGCAGCTGCTCTCCCAGCCGCGCCAGCCTCCTCACGGGCCTGCCCCAG CACCAGAATGGCATGTACGGCCTGCACCAGGACGTCCACCACTTCAGTGCCTTCGACGGGGTGCGGAGCCTGCCGCTGCTGCTCCGCGGGGCTGCCGTCCGCACAG GCATCATCGGGAAGAAGCACGTGGGGCCAGAGGCCGTGTTCCCGTTCGACTTCGCACACACGGAAGAGAACGACTCGGTGCTCCAGGTGGGGCGCAACATCACGAGGATCAAGCTGCTGGTCCGGGAGTTCCTGCAGACTGGGGACCCCAG GCCCTTCTTCCTGTACGTGGCCTTCCACGACCCCCACCGTTGTGGGCACTCCCAGCCCCAGTACGGGGCCTTCTGCGAGAAGTTCGGCAACGGGGAGCGTGGCATGGGGCGGATCCCGGACTGGACCCCACAGGTGTACGCCCCCGAGGATGTGCAG GTGCCTTACTTCGTCCCGGACACCCCGGCAGCTCGGGCTGACCTGGCCGCGCAGTATACCACCATCGGCCGGATGGACCAAG GGATCGGACTGGTGCTCCGGGAGCTGCGGGGCGCCGGCGTCCTGAATCAAACGCTGGTGATCTTCACGTCCGACAACGGGATCCCCTTCCCCAGCGGCAGGACCAACCTGTACTGGCCGGGCTCTGCGGAGCCCCTGCTGGTGTCGTCCCCGGAGCACCCCAAGCGCTGGGGCCAGGTCAGCGAGGCCTACGTGAGCCTCCTAG ACCTCACGCCCACCGTCCTGGACTGGTTCTCCATCCCCTACCCCCGCTACGCCCTCTTTGGCTCGAAGACTGTGCAGCTCACCGGCCGGTCCCTCCTGCCGGCGCTGGAGGCGGAGCCACCCTGGACCACGGTCTTCGGCAGCCAGAGCCTCCACGAGGTCACCATGGCCTACCCCATGCGCTCCGTGCAGCGCGGGGCCCTCCGCCTGGTGCACAACCTGCATTTCCAGATGCCCTTCCCCGTCGACCAGGACCTGTACGTCTCGCCCACCTTCCAGGACCTGCTCAACCGCACCGCGGCCGGCCGGCCCACCGGCTGGTACAAGGACCTCCGCCACTACTACTACCGGGAGCGCTGGGAGCTCTATGACCGCGGCCGGGACCCGCGGGAGACCCAGAACCTGGCCGCCGACCCGCGCTACGCCCAGGTGCTGGAGCTGCTGCGCGGCCAGCTGGCCAAGTGGCAGTGGGAGACACACGACCCCTGGGTGTGCGCCCCGGGCGGGGTGCTGGAGGAGAAGCTCGTGCCCCAGTGCCGGCCGCTGCACAACGGGCTGTGA
- the CARD14 gene encoding caspase recruitment domain-containing protein 14 isoform X1, giving the protein MAELCRTESSLTALDEETLWDMTESHRCRIVRSICPSRLTPYLRQAKVLGQLDEEEVLHSPRLTNSAMRAGHLLDLLRTRGKNGAVAFLESLKFHNPDVYTLVTGLQPDVDGSSFSGLMETSKLTACLAGAIGSLQEELSQEKGQREAVAQQCRRLRERLREAEARAEGLRQLEADHGRMKREVSAHFHEVLKLKDEMLSLSLHYSSALQEKELATTRCRGLQEELYLAQQELQRERLSASCEREFRERSLRLADGPEPGAEELSRLKQENEQLRSLTFSLAEKDILEQSLDEALESKQELVDRIHSLRQRAAAAERQRKQYWEEKEQTLLQFQKSKVDCEIYREKVTALQSQLAELQKERDQAYAARDAAQVEISRNLVEKDALRRKAFELTDQVCDLRQQLRRLQAESSPAPKREAGPREPGRRGKQRLVRMFAVCPRDDSDGSCLSSSESQLWSDLSASSSRELGDSFRSSSPAPPSQLSLYKRAAEDLGDEPWSFSSLPEPLEAARGASPGPAAGDADLDYEIVDRADLLEPESCPQPTSGGLCLSASAPVRRRPARKVPSQVTVVAFQGDALLEQIGVVGGNRTGIFIHRVAPGSAADEMALRPGTQIVMVDYEATEPSFKAVLEGTTLEQAVGLLRRVDGFCCLSVKVNMEGYRKLVQDLEAKAATSGDSFYIRLNLALEGRAEGELQAHCGDVLHVTDTMFRGGGGCWHACRVGPYSTRPGERGAVPSYARAQRLLFALLQDVTQQSSASRKVRRKTSGGPQKLVRIVTVDRTKACPPCSPSDGAQSDPGGLGDPSPGSFWAESSLTLAPYSLVRPHRPGRPRPVLFVPRLLGKVLSGKLCLLPGFRRCPAEYLSQEEYEAANQRGDIVQEREAPGGRYCVTRLAVELLMEENAHALLDGRLDSVRALHRADIFPIIVHVSVNEKAAKRLRKALQRLGASEEQLLEASREEEGELDRAPGLHCSLAADGWSDLDSLLGCVRFAISDEQKKVVWTEQGPP; this is encoded by the exons ATGGCGGAGCTGTGCCGCACCGAGTCCTCGCTGACGGCGCTGGACGAGGAGACGCTGTGGGACATGACGGAGAGCCACCGCTGCCGGATCGTGCGCAGCATCTGCCCCAGCCGCCTCACGCCCTACCTGCGGCAGGCCAAGGTGCTGGGGCAGCTGGACGAGGAGGAGGTGCTGCACAGCCCCCGGCTCACCAACAGCGCCATGAGGGCCG GACACCTGCTGGACCTGCTGAGGACGCGGGGGAAGAACGGGGCCGTGGCCTTCCTGGAGAGCCTCAAGTTCCACAACCCTGACGTCTACACGCTGGTCACCGGGCTGCAGCCGGACGTGGACGGCAGCAGCTTCAGCG ggcTCATGGAGACGTCCAAGCTGACGGCGTGCCTGGCCGGGGCCATCGGCAGCCTGCAGGAGGAGCTGAGCCAGGAGAAGGGGCAGCGGGAGGCGGTGGCGCAGCAGTGCCGGCGCCTGCGGGAGCGGCTGCGCGAGGCCGAGGCCCGCGCCGAGGGCCTGCGGCAGCTGGAGGCGGACCACGGGCGCATGAAGCGCGAGGTCAGCGCCCACTTCCACGAGGTGCTGAAGCTGAAGGACGAGATGCTCAGCCTGTCGCTGCACTACAGCAGCGCGCTGCAGGAGAAGGAGCTGGCCACCACGCGCTGCCGCGGCCTGCAGGAGGAG CTGTACCTGGCGCAGCAGGAGCTGCAGCGCGAGCGGCTGTCGGCCTCCTGCGAGCGGGAGTTCCGGGAGCGGTCGCTGAGGCTGGCCGACGGCCCGGAGCCCGGGGCCGAGGAGCTGAGCCGCCTGAAGCAGGAGAACGAGCAGCTGCGCTCGCTGACTTTCAGCCTG GCGGAGAAGGACATCCTGGAGCAGAGCCTGGACGAGGCCCTGGAGAGCAAGCAGGAGCTGGTGGACCGCATCCACTCCCTGAGGCAGCGGGCGGCGGCCGCCGAGCGGCAGCGGAAGCAG tactgggaggagaaggagcagaCCCTGCTGCAGTTCCAGAAGAGCAAGGTGGACTGCGAGATCTACAGGGAGAAGGTGACCGCCCTGCAGAGCCAGCTGGCGGAGCTGCAGAAGGAGCGGGACCAG GCCTACGCGGCCCGGGACGCGGCCCAGGTGGAGATCTCCCGGAACCTGGTGGAGAAGGACGCTCTCCGCCGGAAAGCCTTCGAGCTGACGGACCAGGTGTGCGACCTGCGGCAGCAGCTGCGCCGGCTGCAGGCCGAGTCCTCGCCAGCG CCCAAGCGGGAGGCGGGGCCGCGGGAGCCCGGCCGGCGGGGGAAGCAGCGGCTGGTGCGCATGTTCGCCGTCTGCCCCCGGGACGACAGCGACGGCAGCTGCCTCAGCTCCTCCGAG TCCCAGCTCTGGTCCGACCTGAGCGCCTCGTCCAGCCgcgagctgggggacagcttccgcTCCAGCAGCCCCGCGCCTCCCAGCCAGCTGTCCCTGTATAAGCGGGCGGCAGAGGACCTGGGGGACGAGCCCTGGTCCTTCAG CAGCCTCCCGGAGCCCCTGGAGGCGGCCCGGGGGGCCTCCCCGGGCCCAGCGGCGGGCGACGCGGACCTGGATTACGAGATCGTGGACAGAGCCG ACCTTCTGGAGCCGGAGAGCTGCCCACAGCCCACCTCCGGGGGCCTCTGCCTCTCGGCCAG tgCCCCCGTGCGGCGCAGGCCGGCCCGGAAGGTCCCGAGCCAGGTCACGGTGGTGGCCTTCCAGGGGGACGCGCTGCTGGAGCAGATCGGCGTCGTCGGCGGGAACCGCACCGGCATCTTCATCCACCGGGTCGCCCCGGGCTCAGCGGCCGACGAGATGGCCCTGCGCCCGGGCACCCAGATCGTGATG GTGGACTACGAGGCGACAGAGCCCTCCTTCAAGGCCGTGCTGGAGGGCACGACGCTGGAGCAGGCCGTGGGGCTCCTGCGGCGGGTGGACGGCTTCTGCTGCCTGTCCGTGAAGGTCAACATGGAGG GCTACAGGAAGCTGGTGCAGGACCTGGAGGCCAAAGCGGCTACCTCGGGGGACTCCTTCTACATCCGGCTCAACCTGGCCTTGGAGGGGCGGGCGGAGGGGGAGCTGCAGGCGCACTGTGGCGACGTCCTGCACGTCACCGACACCATGTTccggggcggcggcggctgctggcATGCCTGCCGCGTGGGCCCCTACAGCACGCGGCCCGGCGAGCGAGGCGCCGTCCCCAGCTACGCACG GGCCCAGCGGCTGCTCTTCGCCCTGCTCCAGGACGTGACCCAGCAGAGCAGCGCCTCACGCAAGGTGAGGCGCAAG ACCTCGGGGGGCCCCCAGAAGTTGGTCCGCATCGTCACTGTGGACAGAACCAAGGCCTGCCCCCCGTGCTCCCCCTCTGACGGAGCCCAGTCAGACCCCGGCGGGCTGGGAG accCCTCCCCTGGGAGCTTCTGGGCCGAGAGCAGCCTCACGCTGGCCCCCTACTCGCTGGTGCGCCCCCACCGGCCCGGCCGGCCCCGGCCCGTGCTCTTCGTGCCCAGGCTGCTGGGGAAGGTCCTGAGCGGGAAGCTCTGCCTCCTGCCGGGGTTCAGGAGATGCCCTGCAG AGTACCTGAGCCAGGAGGAGTACGAGGCTGCCAACCAGAGAGGGGACATTGTCCAGGAGCGTGAGGCCCCCGGGGGCCGGTACTGCGTGACCCGCCTGGCTGTTGAGCTCCTCATGGAGGAG AACGCCCACGCCCTGCTGGACGGCCGGCTGGACAGCGTGCGCGCCCTGCACAGGGCGGACATCTTCCCCATCATCGTCCACGTCTCCGTCAACGAGAAGGCGGCGAAGAGACTCAG GAAGGCCCTGCAGCGGCTGGGCGCCTCGGAGGAGCAGCTCCTGGAGGCCAGCCGGGAGGAGGAGGGCGAGCTGGACAGGGCGCCCGGCCTGCACTGCAGCCTGGCCGCCGACGGCTGGAGCGACCTGGACTCCCTGCTGGGCTGCGTCCGCTTCGCCATCTCGGACGAGCAGAAGAAGGTGGTGTGGACAGAGCAGGGCCCCCCCTGA
- the SGSH gene encoding N-sulphoglucosamine sulphohydrolase isoform X2 — protein MHCPGQVCWALLLALGLCGAQRARPRNVLLILADDAGFESGVYNNSAIATPHLDALARRSLVFRNAFTSVSSCSPSRASLLTGLPQHQNGMYGLHQDVHHFSAFDGVRSLPLLLRGAAVRTGIIGKKHVGPEAVFPFDFAHTEENDSVLQVGRNITRIKLLVREFLQTGDHRPFFLYVAFHDPHRCGHSQPQYGAFCEKFGNGERGMGRIPDWTPQVYAPEDVQVPYFVPDTPAARADLAAQYTTIGRMDQGIGLVLRELRGAGVLNQTLVIFTSDNGIPFPSGRTNLYWPGSAEPLLVSSPEHPKRWGQVSEAYVSLLDLTPTVLDWFSIPYPRYALFGSKTVQLTGRSLLPALEAEPPWTTVFGSQSLHEVTMAYPMRSVQRGALRLVHNLHFQMPFPVDQDLYVSPTFQDLLNRTAAGRPTGWYKDLRHYYYRERWELYDRGRDPRETQNLAADPRYAQVLELLRGQLAKWQWETHDPWVCAPGGVLEEKLVPQCRPLHNGL, from the exons ATGCACTGCCCGGGGCAGGTCTGCTGGGCGCTACTGCTAGCCCTGGGGCTCTGCGGCGCACAGCGGGCGCGCCCCCGGAACGTGCTGTTGATCCTCG CGGACGACGCGGGCTTTGAGAGCGGCGTCTACAACAACAGCGCCATCGCCACCCCGCACCTGGACGCCTTGGCCCGCCGCAGCCTGGTCTTCCGCAACGCCTTCACGTCCGTCAGCAGCTGCTCTCCCAGCCGCGCCAGCCTCCTCACGGGCCTGCCCCAG CACCAGAATGGCATGTACGGCCTGCACCAGGACGTCCACCACTTCAGTGCCTTCGACGGGGTGCGGAGCCTGCCGCTGCTGCTCCGCGGGGCTGCCGTCCGCACAG GCATCATCGGGAAGAAGCACGTGGGGCCAGAGGCCGTGTTCCCGTTCGACTTCGCACACACGGAAGAGAACGACTCGGTGCTCCAGGTGGGGCGCAACATCACGAGGATCAAGCTGCTGGTCCGGGAGTTCCTGCAGACTGGGGA TCACAGGCCCTTCTTCCTGTACGTGGCCTTCCACGACCCCCACCGTTGTGGGCACTCCCAGCCCCAGTACGGGGCCTTCTGCGAGAAGTTCGGCAACGGGGAGCGTGGCATGGGGCGGATCCCGGACTGGACCCCACAGGTGTACGCCCCCGAGGATGTGCAG GTGCCTTACTTCGTCCCGGACACCCCGGCAGCTCGGGCTGACCTGGCCGCGCAGTATACCACCATCGGCCGGATGGACCAAG GGATCGGACTGGTGCTCCGGGAGCTGCGGGGCGCCGGCGTCCTGAATCAAACGCTGGTGATCTTCACGTCCGACAACGGGATCCCCTTCCCCAGCGGCAGGACCAACCTGTACTGGCCGGGCTCTGCGGAGCCCCTGCTGGTGTCGTCCCCGGAGCACCCCAAGCGCTGGGGCCAGGTCAGCGAGGCCTACGTGAGCCTCCTAG ACCTCACGCCCACCGTCCTGGACTGGTTCTCCATCCCCTACCCCCGCTACGCCCTCTTTGGCTCGAAGACTGTGCAGCTCACCGGCCGGTCCCTCCTGCCGGCGCTGGAGGCGGAGCCACCCTGGACCACGGTCTTCGGCAGCCAGAGCCTCCACGAGGTCACCATGGCCTACCCCATGCGCTCCGTGCAGCGCGGGGCCCTCCGCCTGGTGCACAACCTGCATTTCCAGATGCCCTTCCCCGTCGACCAGGACCTGTACGTCTCGCCCACCTTCCAGGACCTGCTCAACCGCACCGCGGCCGGCCGGCCCACCGGCTGGTACAAGGACCTCCGCCACTACTACTACCGGGAGCGCTGGGAGCTCTATGACCGCGGCCGGGACCCGCGGGAGACCCAGAACCTGGCCGCCGACCCGCGCTACGCCCAGGTGCTGGAGCTGCTGCGCGGCCAGCTGGCCAAGTGGCAGTGGGAGACACACGACCCCTGGGTGTGCGCCCCGGGCGGGGTGCTGGAGGAGAAGCTCGTGCCCCAGTGCCGGCCGCTGCACAACGGGCTGTGA